A window of the Phragmites australis chromosome 20, lpPhrAust1.1, whole genome shotgun sequence genome harbors these coding sequences:
- the LOC133901398 gene encoding uncharacterized protein LOC133901398 isoform X1, with translation MALLALRLGPLIPAPRRRWSRSRCRIVASNAAAPVTCARSGGAAAVVWFKHDLRVDDHPGLAAAAAEPRRPVVPLYVFDRRILAGYSDKKLELLLFALKDLKMALKSQESDLLIGLGNAEDIVLKLVNEVQAGLIFTEVEVEYRVHSVLANVESSLSNGSFSWGNPPKIVSWSTPLYDYKSLTEVPTSHNQFLKAKLPMSAPLSAPTLPALNVDLDAGSLPTLEELKGFLKDSRMQEDSWIPLKSMSAKSILKKTFDQRKIKSSSTSTISNGGSIEDTTMDSGTSGRRIMNSMFASESSLEVRGGTEITLDALAAYLKYLEGTGKASWQELHDKVRLAETRDGASFYSLFGTAIQLGVISRRRVYHEAIQYEKDRNAGFLSPFGYSTPTVTAAVDAIYSMEWYWLLSLKSQVCIEENYPIRIWRWKGYHVQYTFFGHEGPAVLLVHGFGAFLEHFRDNIGNIADAGHRVWAITLVGFGKSEKPNVNYSELFWSELLRDFISDVVREPVHLVGNSIGGYIGAITAGLWPSVAKSLVLLNSAGSIVPNYPFIPLSEERRTSWLSRLSAQLLLLFLRTRVEGVLKEYYPTRTERVDKSLVDQIIRASYDPGAATVIESIFNFNLSIPLNFLFDSFGGRILVIQGMKDPLTKSEAFVTMFREHCSKVHIRELDAGHAPHDEVPDEVNSLLCEWMKELEVKPTLEKSKAI, from the exons ATGGCTCTCCTCGCGCTACGCCTCGGGCCTCTCATCCCAGCCCCGCGCCGCCGCTGGAGCCGGAGCCGTTGCCGGATCGTCGCCTCCAATGCCGCCGCCCCCGTGACGTGCGCGCGGAGCGGGGGCGCGGCCGCGGTGGTGTGGTTCAAGCACGATCTTCGCGTCGACGACCACCcgggcctcgccgccgccgccgcggagccGCGGCGCCCCGTCGTGCCGCTCTACGTCTTCGATCGCCGCATCCTCGCTG GCTATTCAGACAAAAAGCTGGAACTTCTGCTTTTTGCTTTGAAAGATCTTAAGATGGCTTTGAAATCTCAAGAGTCTGATCTGCTCATAGGCTTGGGAAATGCTGAAGATATTGTTCTGAAGCTTGTGAATGAG GTACAAGCAGGTCTTATTTTTACAGAAGTGGAGGTTGAATACAGAGTGCACAGTGTTTTGGCCAATGTTGAATCATCTTTGTCCAATGGATCATTCTCATGGGGAAACCCTCCCAAGATAGTGTCTTGGAGTACTCCGTTGTATGACTATAAG AGTTTGACAGAAGTACCGACGTCACACAACCAATTTTTGAAGGCAAAATTACCAATGAGCGCACCTCTTTCTGCCCCAACTTTGCCTGCTCTAAATGTGGATTTAGATGCAG GTTCTCTACCCACATTGGAAGAACTAAAAGGGTTCCTGAAAGACAGTAGAATGCAAGAGGATAGTTGGATTCCTCTCAAGAGCATGTCTGCAAAATCTATTCTAAAAAAGACTTTCGATCAAAGAAAGATCAAAAGTAGTTCTACATCAACGATCAGCAATGGAGGAAGCATTGAGGATACCACCATGGATTCTGGTACATCAGGGAGGAGGATTATGAATTCAATGTTTGCATCAGAAAGCTCACTTGAAGTTAGAGGTGGAACTGAAATTACTTTGGATGCTTTAGCTGCTTACCTAAAATACCTGGAAGGCACAGGAAAAGCTAGTTGGCAAGA GTTGCATGATAAAGTGCGCTTAGCTGAAACCAGGGATGGTGCCTCGTTCTACAGCTTGTTTGGTACTGCAATTCAGCTTGGAGTCATATCCAGGAGGAGAGTTTACcatgaagctattcaatacgaGAAAGATCGAAACGCCGGTTTTTTATCACCATTTGGGTACTCAACACCTACAGTTACAGCTGCAGTAGATGCTATCTATTCCATGGAG TGGTACTGGCTTTTGTCATTGAAATCCCAAGTATGCATTGAGGAAAATTATCCTATAAGAATCTGGAGATGGAAGGGTTATCATGTACAG TATACCTTTTTTGGCCATGAAGGTCCTGCTGTCCTTCTTGTGCATGGCTTTGGAGCTTTCCTGGAGCACTTTCGTGACAATATAGGCAATATTGCTGATGCGGGCCACCGAGTTTGGGCAATCACCCTTGTTGGCTTTGGAAAATCAGAGAAACCAAATGTCAACTATTCAGAACTTTTCTGGTCAGAATTACTGAGGGACTTCATTAGTGATGTCGTGAGGGAGCCTGTTCATCTTGTTGGCAACTCTATTGGAG GTTATATTGGTGCTATTACTGCTGGCTTATGGCCTTCTGTTGCAAAGTCTCTGGTTCTTTTAAACTCAGCTGGTTCAATTGTTCCAAATTACCCGTTCATCCCATTAAGTGAA GAAAGACGAACATCATGGCTTTCCAGGTTGTCCGCACAGCTTCTTTTGCTCTTCTTGAGGACAAGGGTAGAAGGCGTTCTTAAGGAATACTATCCTACA AGAACTGAACGGGTAGACAAGTCACTTGTGGACCAGATTATAAGAGCT TCATATGATCCTGGGGCAGCAACAGTTATTGAGAGCATATTCAACTTCAATCTTTCGATTcctcttaattttttatttgattcttttggAGGAAGAATCTTAGTTATCCAG GGGATGAAAGACCCCCTTACAAAATCCGAAGCGTTTGTTACCATGTTCCGAGAGCATTGCAGCAAGGTCCATATTCGAGAGTTAGATGCAG GTCATGCTCCACACGATGAAGTTCCAGATGAAGTAAATTCCCTACTGTGTGAATGGATGAAAGAGCTTGAAGTTAAGCCGACCTTGGAGAAGTCCAAGGCAATTTAG
- the LOC133901398 gene encoding uncharacterized protein LOC133901398 isoform X3 produces MRSLCKVQAGLIFTEVEVEYRVHSVLANVESSLSNGSFSWGNPPKIVSWSTPLYDYKSLTEVPTSHNQFLKAKLPMSAPLSAPTLPALNVDLDAGSLPTLEELKGFLKDSRMQEDSWIPLKSMSAKSILKKTFDQRKIKSSSTSTISNGGSIEDTTMDSGTSGRRIMNSMFASESSLEVRGGTEITLDALAAYLKYLEGTGKASWQELHDKVRLAETRDGASFYSLFGTAIQLGVISRRRVYHEAIQYEKDRNAGFLSPFGYSTPTVTAAVDAIYSMEWYWLLSLKSQVCIEENYPIRIWRWKGYHVQYTFFGHEGPAVLLVHGFGAFLEHFRDNIGNIADAGHRVWAITLVGFGKSEKPNVNYSELFWSELLRDFISDVVREPVHLVGNSIGGYIGAITAGLWPSVAKSLVLLNSAGSIVPNYPFIPLSEERRTSWLSRLSAQLLLLFLRTRVEGVLKEYYPTRTERVDKSLVDQIIRASYDPGAATVIESIFNFNLSIPLNFLFDSFGGRILVIQGMKDPLTKSEAFVTMFREHCSKVHIRELDAGHAPHDEVPDEVNSLLCEWMKELEVKPTLEKSKAI; encoded by the exons ATGAGGTCGCTATGCAAG GTACAAGCAGGTCTTATTTTTACAGAAGTGGAGGTTGAATACAGAGTGCACAGTGTTTTGGCCAATGTTGAATCATCTTTGTCCAATGGATCATTCTCATGGGGAAACCCTCCCAAGATAGTGTCTTGGAGTACTCCGTTGTATGACTATAAG AGTTTGACAGAAGTACCGACGTCACACAACCAATTTTTGAAGGCAAAATTACCAATGAGCGCACCTCTTTCTGCCCCAACTTTGCCTGCTCTAAATGTGGATTTAGATGCAG GTTCTCTACCCACATTGGAAGAACTAAAAGGGTTCCTGAAAGACAGTAGAATGCAAGAGGATAGTTGGATTCCTCTCAAGAGCATGTCTGCAAAATCTATTCTAAAAAAGACTTTCGATCAAAGAAAGATCAAAAGTAGTTCTACATCAACGATCAGCAATGGAGGAAGCATTGAGGATACCACCATGGATTCTGGTACATCAGGGAGGAGGATTATGAATTCAATGTTTGCATCAGAAAGCTCACTTGAAGTTAGAGGTGGAACTGAAATTACTTTGGATGCTTTAGCTGCTTACCTAAAATACCTGGAAGGCACAGGAAAAGCTAGTTGGCAAGA GTTGCATGATAAAGTGCGCTTAGCTGAAACCAGGGATGGTGCCTCGTTCTACAGCTTGTTTGGTACTGCAATTCAGCTTGGAGTCATATCCAGGAGGAGAGTTTACcatgaagctattcaatacgaGAAAGATCGAAACGCCGGTTTTTTATCACCATTTGGGTACTCAACACCTACAGTTACAGCTGCAGTAGATGCTATCTATTCCATGGAG TGGTACTGGCTTTTGTCATTGAAATCCCAAGTATGCATTGAGGAAAATTATCCTATAAGAATCTGGAGATGGAAGGGTTATCATGTACAG TATACCTTTTTTGGCCATGAAGGTCCTGCTGTCCTTCTTGTGCATGGCTTTGGAGCTTTCCTGGAGCACTTTCGTGACAATATAGGCAATATTGCTGATGCGGGCCACCGAGTTTGGGCAATCACCCTTGTTGGCTTTGGAAAATCAGAGAAACCAAATGTCAACTATTCAGAACTTTTCTGGTCAGAATTACTGAGGGACTTCATTAGTGATGTCGTGAGGGAGCCTGTTCATCTTGTTGGCAACTCTATTGGAG GTTATATTGGTGCTATTACTGCTGGCTTATGGCCTTCTGTTGCAAAGTCTCTGGTTCTTTTAAACTCAGCTGGTTCAATTGTTCCAAATTACCCGTTCATCCCATTAAGTGAA GAAAGACGAACATCATGGCTTTCCAGGTTGTCCGCACAGCTTCTTTTGCTCTTCTTGAGGACAAGGGTAGAAGGCGTTCTTAAGGAATACTATCCTACA AGAACTGAACGGGTAGACAAGTCACTTGTGGACCAGATTATAAGAGCT TCATATGATCCTGGGGCAGCAACAGTTATTGAGAGCATATTCAACTTCAATCTTTCGATTcctcttaattttttatttgattcttttggAGGAAGAATCTTAGTTATCCAG GGGATGAAAGACCCCCTTACAAAATCCGAAGCGTTTGTTACCATGTTCCGAGAGCATTGCAGCAAGGTCCATATTCGAGAGTTAGATGCAG GTCATGCTCCACACGATGAAGTTCCAGATGAAGTAAATTCCCTACTGTGTGAATGGATGAAAGAGCTTGAAGTTAAGCCGACCTTGGAGAAGTCCAAGGCAATTTAG
- the LOC133901398 gene encoding uncharacterized protein LOC133901398 isoform X2: protein MRSLCKISWLHALVEQQVQAGLIFTEVEVEYRVHSVLANVESSLSNGSFSWGNPPKIVSWSTPLYDYKSLTEVPTSHNQFLKAKLPMSAPLSAPTLPALNVDLDAGSLPTLEELKGFLKDSRMQEDSWIPLKSMSAKSILKKTFDQRKIKSSSTSTISNGGSIEDTTMDSGTSGRRIMNSMFASESSLEVRGGTEITLDALAAYLKYLEGTGKASWQELHDKVRLAETRDGASFYSLFGTAIQLGVISRRRVYHEAIQYEKDRNAGFLSPFGYSTPTVTAAVDAIYSMEWYWLLSLKSQVCIEENYPIRIWRWKGYHVQYTFFGHEGPAVLLVHGFGAFLEHFRDNIGNIADAGHRVWAITLVGFGKSEKPNVNYSELFWSELLRDFISDVVREPVHLVGNSIGGYIGAITAGLWPSVAKSLVLLNSAGSIVPNYPFIPLSEERRTSWLSRLSAQLLLLFLRTRVEGVLKEYYPTRTERVDKSLVDQIIRASYDPGAATVIESIFNFNLSIPLNFLFDSFGGRILVIQGMKDPLTKSEAFVTMFREHCSKVHIRELDAGHAPHDEVPDEVNSLLCEWMKELEVKPTLEKSKAI from the exons ATGAGGTCGCTATGCAAG ATCTCCTGGTTGCATGCATTGGTGGAGCAACAGGTACAAGCAGGTCTTATTTTTACAGAAGTGGAGGTTGAATACAGAGTGCACAGTGTTTTGGCCAATGTTGAATCATCTTTGTCCAATGGATCATTCTCATGGGGAAACCCTCCCAAGATAGTGTCTTGGAGTACTCCGTTGTATGACTATAAG AGTTTGACAGAAGTACCGACGTCACACAACCAATTTTTGAAGGCAAAATTACCAATGAGCGCACCTCTTTCTGCCCCAACTTTGCCTGCTCTAAATGTGGATTTAGATGCAG GTTCTCTACCCACATTGGAAGAACTAAAAGGGTTCCTGAAAGACAGTAGAATGCAAGAGGATAGTTGGATTCCTCTCAAGAGCATGTCTGCAAAATCTATTCTAAAAAAGACTTTCGATCAAAGAAAGATCAAAAGTAGTTCTACATCAACGATCAGCAATGGAGGAAGCATTGAGGATACCACCATGGATTCTGGTACATCAGGGAGGAGGATTATGAATTCAATGTTTGCATCAGAAAGCTCACTTGAAGTTAGAGGTGGAACTGAAATTACTTTGGATGCTTTAGCTGCTTACCTAAAATACCTGGAAGGCACAGGAAAAGCTAGTTGGCAAGA GTTGCATGATAAAGTGCGCTTAGCTGAAACCAGGGATGGTGCCTCGTTCTACAGCTTGTTTGGTACTGCAATTCAGCTTGGAGTCATATCCAGGAGGAGAGTTTACcatgaagctattcaatacgaGAAAGATCGAAACGCCGGTTTTTTATCACCATTTGGGTACTCAACACCTACAGTTACAGCTGCAGTAGATGCTATCTATTCCATGGAG TGGTACTGGCTTTTGTCATTGAAATCCCAAGTATGCATTGAGGAAAATTATCCTATAAGAATCTGGAGATGGAAGGGTTATCATGTACAG TATACCTTTTTTGGCCATGAAGGTCCTGCTGTCCTTCTTGTGCATGGCTTTGGAGCTTTCCTGGAGCACTTTCGTGACAATATAGGCAATATTGCTGATGCGGGCCACCGAGTTTGGGCAATCACCCTTGTTGGCTTTGGAAAATCAGAGAAACCAAATGTCAACTATTCAGAACTTTTCTGGTCAGAATTACTGAGGGACTTCATTAGTGATGTCGTGAGGGAGCCTGTTCATCTTGTTGGCAACTCTATTGGAG GTTATATTGGTGCTATTACTGCTGGCTTATGGCCTTCTGTTGCAAAGTCTCTGGTTCTTTTAAACTCAGCTGGTTCAATTGTTCCAAATTACCCGTTCATCCCATTAAGTGAA GAAAGACGAACATCATGGCTTTCCAGGTTGTCCGCACAGCTTCTTTTGCTCTTCTTGAGGACAAGGGTAGAAGGCGTTCTTAAGGAATACTATCCTACA AGAACTGAACGGGTAGACAAGTCACTTGTGGACCAGATTATAAGAGCT TCATATGATCCTGGGGCAGCAACAGTTATTGAGAGCATATTCAACTTCAATCTTTCGATTcctcttaattttttatttgattcttttggAGGAAGAATCTTAGTTATCCAG GGGATGAAAGACCCCCTTACAAAATCCGAAGCGTTTGTTACCATGTTCCGAGAGCATTGCAGCAAGGTCCATATTCGAGAGTTAGATGCAG GTCATGCTCCACACGATGAAGTTCCAGATGAAGTAAATTCCCTACTGTGTGAATGGATGAAAGAGCTTGAAGTTAAGCCGACCTTGGAGAAGTCCAAGGCAATTTAG
- the LOC133902471 gene encoding pentatricopeptide repeat-containing protein At4g01400, mitochondrial, with the protein MLPSPPSISPARLHKLVTSQPDPLLALELVNVTSPTTTPHPATLHSLLLRLVRRRDHLPHALALLRRLPSPPSPRILLPLLLAVLRLRRPPDLFLSTFNSLFVSGPSPLPLQPQLLVRLLATLSSTASHFPSALHLLRLVSSRLPLPAPLVLASHNLLIDAAARSGHLAVSLSLFHRLRSLHVSPDADTYRILTQSLCRKAQVRTAATLLDEMLHRGIPADPLAYTTVLNALCRKKQLREAYRLLCLMQGRGVPPDIVHYNTVIVGMCREGRPLDACKIVGDMAESRCTPNATTYATLVNGLCVSGLYDKAQAYLGEMVGKGFVPHFSVFHSVIKGSCAVGRVEEAAQIMTRMLGLGLVPHVGSWSSVISSICNDEDYIEMVFMQMVTRRHHGSNTISTST; encoded by the exons ATGCTCCCGTCGCCGCCGTCGATCTCGCCGGCGCGGCTGCACAAGCTGGTGACCTCGCAGCCGGACCCGCTCCTCGCCCTAGAGCTCGTCAACGTCACGTCCCCGACCACCACGCCGCATCCGGCCACCCTCCActcgctcctcctccgcctcgtcCGCCGCCGCGACCACCTCCCTCACGCTCtcgccctcctccgccgcctcccgtCCCCGCCGTCCCCGCGCATTCTCCTGCCTCTCCTCCTCGCGGTCCTCCGCCTACGCCGGCCgcccgacctcttcctctccaccttCAACTCTCTCTTCGTCTCCGGCCCCAGCCCCCTGCCGCTCCAACCCCAGCTCCTCGTCCGCCTCCTCGCCACCCTCTCCTCCACCGCTTCCCACTTCCCGTCCGCTCTCCACCTCCTTCGCCTCGTATCCtcccgcctccccctccccgcGCCGCTCGTACTCGCCTCCCACAACCTCCTCATCGATGCCGCCGCCCGCTCCGGCCACCTTGCCGTGTCACTCTCCCTCTTCCATCGCCTCCGTTCTCTCCACGTATCCCCTGACGCCGACACCTACCGCATCCTTACCCAGTCACTCTGCCGCAAGGCCCAGGTCCGCACTGCGGCAACACTGCTCGACGAAATGCTGCATAGGGGCATCCCTGCTGACCCGCTGGCGTACACCACCGTGCTGAACGCCCTCTGCCGGAAGAAGCAGCTCCGAGAGGCCTACCGCCTGCTCTGCCTCATGCAAGGCCGGGGGGTCCCCCCTGACATTGTACATTACAACACGGTCATTGTCGGGATGTGCCGCGAGGGGCGGCCACTGGATGCCTGCAAGATTGTCGGGGATATGGCGGAGAGCAGATGCACTCCAAATGCGACAACATATGCAACATTGGTTAATGGGCTGTGTGTAAGCGGATTATATGACAAGGCACAGGCTTACCTGGGGGAGATGGTTGGTAAAGGGTTTGTGCCACATTTCTCGGTGTTTCATTCAGTGATCAAGGGGAGCTGTGCAGTTGGGAGAGTAGAGGAGGCTGCACAAATCATGACTCGGATGCTTGGCCTTGGGTTGGTTCCACATGTTGGGAGCTGGAGTTCAGTGATCAGTAGCATTTGCAATGATGAGGATTACATTGAGATGGTCTTCATGCAAATGGTGACAAGAAGGCATCATGGTTCGAACACCATCTCGACGAGTACCTG A